The following proteins come from a genomic window of Leptospiraceae bacterium:
- a CDS encoding EscU/YscU/HrcU family type III secretion system export apparatus switch protein: MTKDASKRDMWKQVIMADVIVTDQKKYSIALIYDNKIHNAPILTAKGIDKIAKLILRIAKKRKIWITVDNDYSRLLYEDIEINSPISEKYYKPISKIIADVDKYRKI; encoded by the coding sequence TTGACTAAAGATGCTAGTAAGAGAGATATGTGGAAGCAAGTTATAATGGCAGATGTGATTGTGACTGATCAAAAGAAATATTCAATTGCGCTTATATATGACAACAAAATACATAATGCTCCGATTCTAACTGCAAAAGGTATAGATAAAATTGCAAAATTGATATTAAGAATTGCGAAGAAAAGAAAAATATGGATAACAGTGGATAACGATTATAGTCGCCTTTTATATGAGGATATTGAAATCAATTCGCCAATTTCGGAAAAATATTATAAACCCATTTCAAAAATTATAGCCGATGTAGACAAATACAGAAAAATCTAA